In Cotesia glomerata isolate CgM1 linkage group LG1, MPM_Cglom_v2.3, whole genome shotgun sequence, one genomic interval encodes:
- the LOC123269377 gene encoding uncharacterized protein LOC123269377, with product MMLGANIYSLTRNTEKPIKHYSDYLSMIICENPSFQCYLGGCKNCPGVDELSKILLKCFEDREIENITYKYWISEPRSSLETIIKPTEEFVEKFCSELEILLPHSFIAKEQAQFLKTLKETLKPNEYVIICDFAKNYAFVVQNAAAGFHWNNNQATVFPVVIYYKVNNKLEHKSLVIISDSNKHDAVAVHVFIEIITDYVKSLPERCNKIYYFSDGAPQQFKNFKNFVNLYYHEDDFDIPAEWHFFATAHGKGPCDGISGILKRLAARASLQLAVDKQITTPEELFEWASAPDNLPNIIVKFSPEEDYDTAVNDLNDRFLKTKPITGTQQLHCIIPDKNGCLLVKNFSNSNEHRICKIFKRQREK from the exons ATGATGCTtg gtgcaaatatttattctttgaCAAGGAACACAGAAAAGCCCATTAAACACTACAGCGATTACTTGAGCATGATTATATGTGAAAATCCATCTTTTCAGTGTTATTTAGGTGGATGTAAAAACTGTCCTGGGGTCGATGAGttgagtaaaattttactaaaatgtTTTGAGGACCGGGAAATCGAGaatattacatataaatattggATATCAGAACCGAGAAGTAGTTTAGAAACTATTATTAAGCCTACAGAAGAATttgtggaaaaattttgtagtgAGTTAGAAATTCTTCTACCTCATTCGTTCATTGCTAAGGAGCAAGCCCAATTCTTGAAGACATTGAAAGAAACATTGAAACCAAACGAATACGTTATTATTTGTgattttgcaaaaaattacGCCTTCGTAGTACAAAATGCGGCAGCTGGTTTTCACTGGAATAATAATCAGGCAACAGTTTTTCCAgtcgttatttattataaagtaaataacaAACTTGAACACAAAAGTTTAGTAATTATCTCAGATTCTAACAAACATGATGCCGTTGCTGTTCATGTTTTCATCGAAATAATAACTGATTACGTGAAAAGTCTTCCTGAACGTTGTaacaagatttattatttttctgatgGAGCTcctcaacaatttaaaaactttaaaaactttgtaaatttatattaccaCGAAGATGATTTTGATATTCCTGctgaatggcatttttttgcgaCTGCCCATGGGAAAGGTCCGTGTGATGGAATCAGTGGTATTCTCAAACGACTTGCAGCGAGAGCAAGTCTCCAACTCGCGGTAGACAAACAAATAACGACACCAGAAGAACTTTTTGAATGGGCTTCTGCACCGGATAACTTGCCGAATATTATAGTGAAGTTTTCCCCAGAAGAAGATTATGACACAGcagtaaatgatttaaatgatcgatttttgaaaacgaAACCGATTACAGGAACTCAACAACTACATTGTATAATTCCGGACAAAAATGGTTGTTTACTAGTTAAAAACTTTTCGAATTCGAATGAACAcagaatttgtaaaatatttaaacgacAGAgagaaaagtaa
- the LOC123269378 gene encoding uncharacterized protein LOC123269378, producing the protein MGHVIYLNGASCIPDSEYNTGNFHGAQIAIRSFTSIDNLGKFQKETHEASDIEPEVIQLIPLNALKNSVLSWKIKICGYLKTKFTPIKFNDEINKAFFSITDGVYNLDAIVNSYTADHGLEKGDKVELTGSMAYFRNDNCSLTVDSMDDIKIQEEPRKELVWLLNGIKKIVLKNPFKRQKI; encoded by the exons ATGGgtcat GTGATCTATCTTAATGGTGCAAGCTGTATTCCTGACTCAGAATATAACACTGGTAATTTTCATGGTGCCCAAATTGCTATTCGTTCATTCACCAGCATTGATAACTTGgggaaatttcaaaaagagaCTCATGAGGCTTCAGACATCGAACCTGAAGTAATTCAACTGATTCCATTAAATGCTTTGAAAAACTCAGTTCTTTCATGGAaaatca aaatttGCGGTTATTTGAAAACTAAATTTACTCCAATTAAGTTTAATGATGAGATCAACAAAGCATTCTTCAGTATCACTGATGGCGTTTATAACCTCGATGCCATAGTTAATTCATATACCGCAGATCATGGCTTAGAAAAAGGAGACAAGGTTGAATTAACGGGATCAATGGCTTATTTTc GAAATGATAATTGTTCTCTCACTGTCGATTCAATGGACGACATCAAGATCCAAGAAGAACCACGGAAGGAATTGGTTTGGCTGCTCAACGGGATTAAAAAGATTGTTTTAAAGAACCCATTCAAGcgccaaaaaatttaa
- the LOC123269384 gene encoding uncharacterized protein LOC123269384 has protein sequence MASKKVFDRCCNPFELESHFKKIGLRPATDIMKVTLGLDDNYLLCSSCRKKASELVKQQTNARNDPSADVSDREDNYSDNNDNNDQADNDSNTTATDLPLSLSFRSMSFDSEPKHHNQAQDPKLALQLNYP, from the exons ATGGCGTCAAAAAAGGTATTTGATCGGTGTTGTAATCCTTTTGAGTTGGAatctcattttaaaaaaattggtttacGTCCGGCGACTGATATTATGAAAGTAACGTTAGGAttagatgataattatttattatgcagTTCATGTCGAAAAAAAGCTTCAGAGTTAGTGAAGCAACAAACAAATGCTCGTAATGATCCTAGTGCTGATGTAAGTGACCGTGAAGACAACTATAGTGACAATAATGACAACAATGATCAGGCTGATAATGATAGTAATACAACTGCCACGGATCTCCCATTATCCTTATCATTcc gttcCATGTCATTTGATAGCGAACCAAAGCATCACAATCAAGCTCAGGATCCCAAGTTAGCGCTGCAACTCAATTACCCGTAA